Proteins from one Aspergillus nidulans FGSC A4 chromosome VIII genomic window:
- a CDS encoding guanine nucleotide exchange factor DCK1 (transcript_id=CADANIAT00002230) codes for MPWRPLPRIAFAVAIYPFQPSTPADLPLELGDELYIIEQGGNNGEWCRGYLVAPPSLLAGLTSTKGQTLEARVFSGIFPRNCVEIREVLGDSEGNKTLTNGDCSIDDRAEDAEVDVRSSLASSQYDEQVSGEISEVLVARKEKPSQIFIQKTDDDDQSTPRGARASPWGMLPLTPVNVAPRDPDAPKPAAPVPMLKIGDETPTSLSEPLVDEIASCLREWHSTKLHELLLSQQYQVVEEMSTIVQELDYARRQLLYNVLTSKEKEVLRQEVVWKLVRGNKLLGGEVIVRDPEQRGRLLTGEDSAVHLAKLQSEMSMLESSPTPASDTAALHHLLVEVNAVSGNAPGPVVLAVSLCTVSDTGPLKALSETYVLDIPSPEQFASSGQSNKLKTLFTELAATDIGDGSASGPKLYLLVSVRAPEVASASTPVQTAPSASREGTTSPKPPTASNSVKGPGLKPRRSIMWSSKRGIQSSDQPKETAKPPQSSGSVASNKGGSVQPSKESAQLRTIGVGLLEVSHILRQDKDTEQIINIWATSEHTEDGEGYTDGFDALIRALLPSPTGKYVRSPRAARVHLHLFPYVDSDSDALIRKNPTMLHGVVQTRRIGFSQAPSKPRSDIYVTISQATFPPEALLSHPHSGQVPMPSHTGLRNLQLTLEVRTASGARVDKCVFPASSSTASTAWRTTITEKGKPWNQTIRLNIPTDQIPGSHMIMSIADAPEFPFALAWMPLWDNQAFIRDGPHSLLLHAYDKHTSNVENGKGAYLSLPWSSLGKNESTKDEALTGPLATLRIDTHLCSTEYSQDQVLLSLLNWKERSVDEIMDTLKRIRFVPEIEIVKQLSSVFDALFSILVEHAGNEDYEDLIFNNLVTVLGIVHDRRFNLGPVVDHYTENQFNFPFATPCLIRSYLRLLQASSDLQYHRNLRATFKVGRHLLKFIINARQQQKLKEEGIGITRVQSTFNRDMHTIFKSLEALMKNPSPAMVGSKTLVVQHFHTWLPELSAVFSRDEVIMIALSFMDSCADVKGMLVLYKLVLIQHYTRLEIFGSGTERKSLASSCIGWLDPYWGATGAVSDQYRDQVRLVCAIVAELLTQPDPQLYAFMPKIISSYYSIIPEGVDDTEYLSLLFSKSFPFQIKASKTSQKFDEVLVELSAIMAATALIPNPKRLRLKGLELTNFLSQAFEVHTSILNCEAYPKSWFSIHVYNHRTTVKSLEYLASLMIDKLLPAPDDAELFDTRLWETFFMTLLKVVSSDALALETVPEQKRRTIWKIAGDVREQGAELLHSTWEAIGWETAEDERERYGLNRLGGYQVQYVPGLVAPIIELCLSVHEGLRLVAVDILRTMIISEWDLNHDLSVIETEIISSLDNLFKTKDMSEGVIQKLFIGELLDRFVGCDAFDEELATAVKALIATVDELLDLFVASQGGSMAESLHVLRLMEYMKDMGREDIFIRYVHELAQSQASAGNYTEAGLALQFHADLYDWDPKLSVPELTNPPFPEQTSFERKEALYFTIIQYFEDAQAWTHALACYRELALHYEVTVMDFAKLSRAQSSMAKIHESIAKEDKQFPRYFRVLYKGLGFPATLRDKEYIVECAPTERMATLIDRMQKEHPAAQVMSSGEVNDYEGQYLYISPVSVHRDMSHPVYQRSKVPPSVRDHLLISEPTRFSSTLRRHIGDADVEEQWVEKVIYTTSEPFPNILRRSEIISTEEIALTPLQTALERTWRKTQELYLLYRRAASGEDMSLMNLTEAIEQLLEFNSTPASCVAHYRQFLTDESEDGEEEEEEEEVEANTPQPIDPLKNALAVALIDHALAIKHALALYSRPAHQATQAELTRRFEEVFAPELSSLRPTESMPPLLYQSKSPISSESRRVTALPRSISPEQELIRSSRKNSQAHRRQASRKQSVSHRISIMNPFKRSNHGASDSIATIQRQPNGNRANDPVTGSSGKEEADLDDAATIHSRTTNQSRDTNNKRRSFFGDVLQKHTSSLSISTSVNEDDTNKSQKRQRSKSASRSAADNSAENVSRSTSRHNGTMGNPSTPSVTSPASVTSPKGGWSTIPSVTEHPRPVTRSSLNSVRSPEIRSPGAHTNSSSNTGGGVRDSVMKRFSLLKGVGRKASRLDFKNEQTVYEE; via the coding sequence ATGCCCTGGCGGCCTCTGCCTCGAATCGCTTTTGCCGTTGCCATCTACCCCTTCCAGCCCTCTACTCCGGCCGACCTACCGTTAGAACTCGGTGATGAGCTGTATATAATAGAACAAGGCGGGAACAATGGTGAATGGTGTCGCGGCTACTTGGTTGCTCCGCCGTCTTTGCTGGCGGGTTTAACGAGCACCAAAGGCCAGACCCTTGAGGCGCGAGTATTTTCGGGTATCTTCCCCCGCAATTGCGTGGAGATCCGCGAAGTCCTGGGTGATAGCGAAGGAAATAAGACCTTGACAAATGGGGACTGCTCAATTGACGACAGGGCGGAAGATGCGGAGGTGGATGTGCGGAGCAGTTTAGCTTCTTCTCAATACGACGAACAAGTTTCGGGCGAGATATCTGAAGTATTGGTCGCGCGAAAAGAGAAGCCTTCACAGATTTTCATCCAGAAgacagacgatgatgaccaGTCGACTCCACGAGGGGCGCGGGCCAGTCCCTGGGGAATGCTTCCACTTACGCCGGTCAATGTAGCCCCGCGGGATCCTGATGCACCCAAGCCAGCTGCGCCAGTGCCTATGCTCAAAATAGGCGACGAAACTCCCACCTCACTTTCCGAGCCGTTGGTCGACGAGATCGCATCATGTTTGCGTGAGTGGCATTCGACTAAGCTACATGAGCTGCTTCTGTCGCAGCAATATCAGGTTGTGGAAGAAATGTCGACTATCGTCCAGGAGCTTGATTATGCCAGACGACAGCTCCTATACAACGTGCTAACTtcaaaagagaaggaggtgCTCAGGCAAGAGGTTGTTTGGAAACTTGTTCGGGGTAACAAGCTACTTGGTGGGGAAGTGATTGTGCGGGATCCTGAACAACGAGGTCGACTGTTGACAGGCGAGGATTCTGCCGTACATTTAGCAAAGCTCCAGTCCGAAATGAGCATGCTCGAGAGCAGTCCCACGCCTGCGTCGGACACCGCAGCTCTTCATCATTTGCTCGTGGAAGTCAATGCTGTATCAGGAAATGCCCCTGGGCCAGTAGTTCTCGCCGTCAGTCTGTGCACGGTATCGGACACCGGCCCTCTAAAAGCATTGTCCGAGACGTATGTTCTGGATATTCCTTCCCCAGAACAATTCGCAAGTTCAGGGCAGAGCAATAAGCTAAAGACTCTCTTCACTGAATTGGCGGCTACGGATATTGGGGATGGATCAGCAAGCGGGCCTAAGCTCTATCTTTTAGTGAGCGTTCGAGCACCGGAGGTTGCTTCCGCAAGCACTCCAGTTCAGACTGcaccttcagcttctcgcgAAGGAACAACCTCGCCAAAGCCTCCTACCGCCAGCAATTCCGTCAAGGGGCCAGGTCTGAAACCCCGCCGCAGCATTATGTGGTCGTCCAAACGTGGCATTCAGAGCTCAGACCAACCAAAGGAGACCGCCAAACCTCCGCAGTCCTCAGGGAGTGTGGCTAGCAACAAGGGAGGATCGGTCCAGCCATCAAAAGAGTCGGCACAGCTTCGTACCATAGGCGTTGGCCTCCTGGAAGTATCCCATATTCTGCGTCAAGATAAAGACACTGAGCAGATAATCAACATATGGGCCACTTCTGAGCACACAGAGGATGGGGAAGGGTACACGGACGGTTTTGATGCATTGATACGTGCATTGCTGCCTAGCCCGACAGGGAAGTACGTGAGGTCTCCTCGGGCTGCTCGCGTTCACCTTCACCTTTTCCCTTATGTCGATTCCGATTCGGATGCGCTGATTCGGAAGAACCCAACTATGTTGCATGGTGTCGTGCAAACGAGGCGGATTGGCTTCTCGCAAGCTCCGTCTAAGCCTCGGTCTGATATTTATGTGACTATCTCACAGGCAACGTTTCCTCCTGAGGCCCTTCTCTCGCATCCTCATTCGGGCCAAGTTCCGATGCCTTCACACACAGGACTTCGCAACTTGCAGCTGACCCTCGAGGTGCGCACCGCCTCAGGGGCACGAGTCGATAAATGTGTATTCCCAGCCTCATCATCGACCGCCAGTACCGCATGGAGAACGACCATTACTGAGAAAGGCAAGCCATGGAACCAAACGATTCGCCTCAATATCCCCACAGATCAAATTCCTGGTTCCCATATGATTATGAGTATTGCGGATGCCCCTGAATTCCCATTTGCGCTGGCATGGATGCCCCTGTGGGACAACCAGGCTTTTATACGAGATGGACCCCATTCTCTACTGCTACATGCATACGACAAGCACACATCAAACGTTGAGAATGGCAAAGGCGCTTATTTGTCCCTTCCTTGGAGCTCACTGGGCAAAAACGAGTCTACAAAGGATGAGGCGCTCACGGGGCCTCTGGCTACCCTTCGCATTGACACTCATTTGTGCAGCACTGAGTACTCGCAAGATCAAGTGCTTTTGAGCTTACTTAACTGGAAAGAACGGTCAGTGGATGAGATTATGGATACTTTGAAAAGAATTCGTTTTGTGCCCGAAATCGAGATCGTCAAACAATTAAGCTCTGTCTTCGATGCGTTGTTTTCAATCCTTGTGGAGCACGCCGGGAACGAAGACTATGAGGATCTTATTTTTAATAACCTGGTTACGGTCCTTGGAATTGTGCACGACAGACGATTCAACCTTGGCCCAGTGGTTGACCACTACACGGAGAACCAGTTCAATTTCCCCTTCGCAACACCATGCCTTATTCGAAGCTACCTCCGTCTTTTACAGGCAAGTTCTGACTTGCAGTACCACCGCAACCTTCGAGCTACCTTCAAGGTTGGTCGTCATCTGCTAAAGTTCATAATCAATGCccgacagcagcaaaaaTTGAAGGAAGAAGGTATTGGTATCACTCGTGTTCAATCAACGTTCAACCGGGATATGCACACGATTTTCAAGTCACTAGAGGCTCTGATGAAGAATCCTTCTCCTGCGATGGTGGGTAGCAAAACCCTTGTTGTTCAGCACTTCCACACGTGGCTTCCAGAGTTGTCGGCTGTCTTTAGCCGAGATGAAGTGATAATGATTGCGCTCAGTTTTATGGACTCTTGCGCAGATGTGAAGGGAATGCTAGTTTTGTATAAATTGGTTCTGATTCAGCATTACACTCGGCTTGAGATCTTTGGCTCCGGTacggagagaaagagtcTTGCTTCTAGCTGTATCGGCTGGCTGGATCCCTACTGGGGAGCCACCGGTGCAGTATCTGATCAATACCGTGACCAGGTCCGCCTTGTTTGCGCTATCGTGGCAGAGCTCTTGACCCAGCCGGATCCCCAACTCTACGCCTTTATGCCGAAGATTATCTCCTCATACTACTCTATCATTCCTGAAGGCGTTGATGATACGGAATACCTGTCTCTCCTTTTCAGCAAATCGTTCCCGTTCCAGATCAAGGCATCAAAAACTAGTCAAAAGTTCGACGAAGTCCTTGTCGAACTGTCGGCTATAATGGCTGCAACTGCGTTAATACCAAATCCTAAGCGCCTACGGCTCAAAGGCTTGGAACTCACCAACTTCCTTTCTCAGGCATTCGAGGTTCATACCTCGATCTTAAACTGCGAGGCATATCCTAAGAGCTGGTTCAGCATCCATGTCTACAATCACCGGACAACAGTGAAGAGTCTTGAATATCTGGCATCACTGATGATCGACAAGTtgcttccagctccagacGATGCGGAATTGTTTGACACGAGGCTGTGGGAAACTTTCTTCATGACGTTACTCAAGGTTGTGTCTAGTGATGCCCTTGCTTTGGAGACCGTTCCAGAACAAAAACGACGCACTATCTGGAAAATCGCTGGCGATGTTCGAGAACAAGGTGCGGAGTTATTGCACTCTACTTGGGAAGCGATAGGTTGGGAAACGGCTGAAGATGAGAGGGAACGCTACGGATTGAACAGACTTGGCGGTTATCAGGTCCAATACGTGCCGGGCCTTGTAGCCCCCATTATTGAGCTATGCCTTAGTGTCCATGAGGGCCTGCGCCTTGTGGCTGTTGATATTCTGCGAACCATGATCATCAGCGAGTGGGATCTCAATCATGATCTCTCGGTTATTGAAACTGAGATAATTTCAAGTCTGGATAATCTTTTCAAGACGAAGGACATGAGCGAGGGTGTGATTCAGAAGCTCTTTATTGGGGAGCTGCTTGATCGTTTTGTTGGTTGCGATGCGTTTGATGAAGAACTTGCCACGGCAGTCAAGGCTCTTATCGCGACCGTggatgagcttctggattTATTCGTGGCGTCGCAAGGCGGTTCTATGGCTGAGAGTCTGCATGTTCTTCGACTGATGGAGTACATGAAAGACATGGGCCGAGAGGATATCTTCATCCGCTACGTCCACGAACTCGCCCAAAGCCAGGCTTCAGCTGGCAACTACACCGAGGCCGGTCTTGCGCTACAATTTCATGCCGACTTGTACGATTGGGATCCCAAACTGTCCGTTCCCGAACTCACAAACCCCCCCTTCCCTGAGCAGACATCCtttgaaaggaaagaagcctTGTACTTCACGATTATCCAGTATTTCGAGGACGCTCAAGCTTGGACCCATGCATTGGCTTGCTATAGAGAACTTGCGCTGCATTACGAAGTTACTGTCATGGATTTTGCTAAGCTTTCGCGAGCCCAGAGCTCCATGGCAAAAATCCATGAGTCCATCGCCAAGGAAGACAAGCAGTTCCCCCGCTACTTCCGTGTTTTGTACAAGGGGCTTGGTTTCCCAGCAACATTACGTGACAAGGAATATATCGTTGAATGTGCCCCGACGGAACGCATGGCTACGCTTATTGATCGTATGCAGAAGGAGCACCCTGCTGCTCAGGTTATGTCGTCCGGCGAAGTCAACGATTACGAAGGTCAATACCTTTATATCAGCCCTGTAAGCGTGCACCGGGATATGAGCCACCCTGTTTACCAGCGGTCAAAAGTTCCACCGTCCGTTCGCGACCATCTTCTGATATCAGAGCCTACGCGATTCAGTTCCACACTGAGAAGACATATTGGTGATGCAGATGTTGAAGAGCAATGGGTGGAGAAGGTCATCTACACAACCTCTGAACCCTTCCCGAATATTCTCCGCAGGAGCGAAATAATTAGCACTGAAGAGATTGCGTTGACGCCCCTACAAACAGCCCTGGAACGGACGTGGCGCAAGACGCAAGAGTTATACCTGCTCTACAGGCGCGCAGCATCCGGTGAAGATATGAGCCTGATGAACTTGACAGAGGCTATAGAGCAATTGCTGGAATTCAATTCTACACCCGCCAGCTGTGTCGCGCACTACCGTCAGTTTTTGACTGACGAGTctgaggatggcgaggaagaggaagaggaagaggaagtggaAGCGAACACGCCTCAACCGATTGATCCGCTAAAAAACGCCCTCGCTGTGGCTCTCATTGACCATGCCTTAGCGATCAAGCACGCCCTCGCACTGTACTCgcgtccagcgcatcaagccACTCAGGCTGAGTTAACACGCCGTTTCGAAGAAGTTTTCGCACCCGAactttcttcccttcgtcCTACAGAGAGCATGCCCCCGTTGCTGTACCAAAGCAAGTCCCCGATCTCATCGGAAAGCCGTCGGGTGACTGCGCTTCCGCGGTCTATTAGTCCAGAACAGGAGCTGATTCGCAGTTCCCGCAAAAATAGCCAGGCTCATCGCCGGCAAGCCTCACGCAAGCAATCTGTCAGCCATCGAATAAGCATAATGAACCCATTCAAACGCTCTAATCATGGAGCAAGCGATTCAATTGCCACTATCCAGCGACAGCCCAATGGCAACAGAGCTAATGACCCTGTGACCGGTTCGTCCGGCAAGGAGGAAGCTGACCTCGATGACGCTGCTACCATTCACAGTCGGACAACGAATCAATCCCGCGACACGAACAATAAACGGCGGAGCTTCTTTGGAGACGTTCTGCAGAAACACACATCCTCCCTCTCAATAAGCACCAGTGTCAACGAGGACGACACCAACAAGTCACAGAAACGGCAACGATCTAAAAGTGCGTCACGAAGTGCCGCCGACAACTCTGCGGAGAACGTTAGCCGCAGCACATCTCGGCACAATGGCACCATGGGGAatccatcaacaccatcagTCACTAGCCCCGCGTCAGTTACCAGTCCCAAGGGTGGTTGGTCAACGATACCTTCAGTCACCGAGCATCCGCGACCAGTAACTCGGAGCAGTCTGAATTCCGTTCGGAGTCCTGAAATCCGGAGCCCTGGCGCCCATACCAATAGCTCCTCAAACACGGGAGGAGGCGTACGAGATTCCGTCATGAAGCGCTTCAGCTTGCTCAAGGGAGTCGGACGAAAAGCCAGCCGCCTTGATTTCAAGAACGAACAAACCGTCTACGAGGAGTGA